The Candidatus Schekmanbacteria bacterium genomic interval TTTTTTGTGTGAGGTTTTTTTCTCACTCTTTTTTCCCCTTATCCTAAAGCTAAATTAAAGTAATTTTAATCCGGTTTTGTCAATTGTTAATTTGTGCTTTATAGAATATAATATGAATATAGTTAGCAAGTGTAATCCTCATTAACAGATTAATAAAAAGAAGTGATAATTGTTGACAGATAAATTCTATTTACAATAAACTAATGTCTGAGTGAAGAATTAATCAACAAATCTCACTAATTAGGGAAGCATGACAAAAAAAGTATTAACTACTTATCAGGCTGCCGCCTATTGTAATGCTACACCGATGACGGTTATTCGCTGGATAAATGACGGTCTTATAAGATCCTATAAAACTCCCGGTGGACACAGAAGAATACTAGTAGAAGATCTTGATTCTTTCCTGAAAAAATCCGGTATTCCATCAAAGGGTATCTATGATGACCAGATCAGCAGAATCCTCGTAGTTGATGATGAATCGTTCATAATTGATTATTTGAAAGAGACTATCTCAAAAATCGATCCTAACATACAGGTAAAAGGTGCTTGCAACGGATTTGAGGCAGGGCAGATTATTACAACTTTTAAACCGCAGGTTGTTTTTCTTGATATTATTATGAAGGGACTTGACGGGTATGATGTTTGTACAAGAATTAAGAAAAATCCAGAAACAAAAGATATAACTGTAATTGCCATAACAGGCAAGCCATCGGAAGAGAATATTGAACGGATAAAACGCTGCGGTGCCTGCCAGGTTCTCCATAAACCAATTAAAATGAATGATATAAGAAGAGCACTTATAGATCTGATACCTGTTAACGGATTCGAAGAAGGGGAACAATCTAAATTTTAAAGTGACTTGTTTTCTATATGAAAAAAATTCTGGTTGTAGATGACGAGAAGATTATCGGCGAACTGGTAAGGGATATGCTGGAAGATGAAGGGTATATTATTGACTTTGCTGAGAACGGATTTGCAGCCAAGGATATGCTCCTCCAGTCGGATTATGACTATGTAATAAGTGATATCAACATGCCTGATATGGACGGCATTGAGCTATATTTCTGGATAAAGAAAGAAATGGAAATGATGTCTGATAAAATGGTTTTTATTACCGGTGATTCTTATAATCAGCGTACAAGGGATTTCTTTGATGAGTTCACTGTTCCCCGTATAGATAAGCCTTTTTCCAAATCAGACCTTACAGAGAAGCTTCTCAGAAAAAAATAAGAAGAGCCTGAAAAAGCTTAGAGACTCCTTAGCTGAAGTGCTTCCCTTTCTGTTGCCTGCATTTTTTATTGGCTTTTTCAATAGCATCATTTTTCTTAGGGCATATAGTGTCGGCATAAGCAGAGTCGTCGAGTGATATGAGCTTAGGGCTTATCCATTTTTTAACTACCGAAGCAGCAGCAGCCACTGTCAGGGTTTTCTTCCCTTTTTCAAGGAATTCGCGTCTCTTCATATTTATTCTCC includes:
- a CDS encoding response regulator; amino-acid sequence: MKKILVVDDEKIIGELVRDMLEDEGYIIDFAENGFAAKDMLLQSDYDYVISDINMPDMDGIELYFWIKKEMEMMSDKMVFITGDSYNQRTRDFFDEFTVPRIDKPFSKSDLTEKLLRKK
- a CDS encoding response regulator translates to MTKKVLTTYQAAAYCNATPMTVIRWINDGLIRSYKTPGGHRRILVEDLDSFLKKSGIPSKGIYDDQISRILVVDDESFIIDYLKETISKIDPNIQVKGACNGFEAGQIITTFKPQVVFLDIIMKGLDGYDVCTRIKKNPETKDITVIAITGKPSEENIERIKRCGACQVLHKPIKMNDIRRALIDLIPVNGFEEGEQSKF